A part of Rhodamnia argentea isolate NSW1041297 chromosome 8, ASM2092103v1, whole genome shotgun sequence genomic DNA contains:
- the LOC115738103 gene encoding RHOMBOID-like protein 5, whose translation MGKSSSPSPPSSPSPPMDIEKGTRMRRPAHHHFPPPPPPKQWFSWIVPVIFLANIGLFVYTMYVNDCPRKEPVGCTLYPLLGRFSFQPLKENPLLGPSVITLERLGGLERKLVVEDAQGWRMISCIWLHAGVLHLATNMLSLMVVGIGLEQEFGFLKIGALYVLSGLGGSLLSTLTIDGDSKISVGASGALFGLLGAMLSELITNWTIYANKCTALFTLVIVVAINLAIGLLIPHVDNSAHIGGFISGFLLGFVLLIRPQFGYVSRRYIPDGYDVKHKKSKHKSYQYCLWVTALILLVAGYASGLAKLFNGQVLKTMPF comes from the exons ATGGGGAAGTCGTCATCCCCCTCGCCGCCCTCGTCACCATCACCCCCAATGGATATAGAGAAGGGCACCAGGATGCGCCGTCCCGCCCATCACCATTTTCCGCCTCCACCGCCTCCGAAGCAGTGGTTCTCGTGGATCGTCCCGGTCATCTTCTTGGCCAACATCGGGCTCTTCGTGTACACGATGTACGTCAACGACTGCCCCAGAAAGGAGCCTGTGGGTTGCACCTTGTATCCTCTGCTAGGGAGGTTCTCTTTTCAGCCATTGAAGGAGAACCCTCTCTTAGGTCCCTCCGTCATCAC GCTGGAAAGACTCGGAGGCCTCGAGCGAAAACTTGTGGTGGAAGATGCTCAAGGATGGCGAATGATATCCTGCATATGGCTTCATGCGGGAGTCTTACATCTGGCTACTAACATGTTGAGCCTCATGGTTGTTGGCATAGGACTCGAGCAAGAGTTCGGATTTC TGAAAATCGGAGCTTTATATGTGCTCTCTGGCTTGGGGGGAAGCTTGTTATCTACACTTACCATCGATGGAGACTCGAAAATATCAGTCGGGGCATCCGGTGCTCTTTTTGGACTGTTGGGAGCTATGCTTTCTGAGCTGATCACAAACTGGACCATTTATGCGAATAAG TGCACAGCTCTTTTCACTCTAGTGATTGTTGTTGCCATAAATCTGGCCATCGGGCTTCTCATACCTCATGTGGACAACTCAGCGCATATTGGAGGGTTCATCTCCGGGTTCCTTTTAGGGTTTGTTCTCCTGATTCGTCCCCAATTCGGGTATGTAAGCAGGAGGTACATCCCCGATGGATACGACGTGAAGCACAAAAAGTCCAAGCATAAGAGCTACCAATATTGCTTATGGGTCACGGCTTTGATCCTCTTAGTTGCAGG ATATGCTTCAGGATTGGCTAAGCTGTTCAACGGCCAGGTTCTGAAGACAATGCCATTTTAG
- the LOC125316344 gene encoding pentatricopeptide repeat-containing protein At1g52620 encodes MSKNVLARIKPFHNPTGSSFLKPHLKRFVNETICILNDPSPQWQDSLANHFSHAEFLVSDVAHHVFDRVYDAELALRFFHWASGRRRQHGSLGESGYSSLLKLLAKCGMFPEMELVQSGMTSEEIKPTREAMNVLIRSYADCGMIHQALRSYNAMRKVCGCSPDVFACNRLLNALVNHGETRDARRVYCEMLDRENAEGVDAVDNFSVCIMVRGLCSEGKVEEGEKMIQDRWGHGCIPNVVFYNTLIDGYVKIGNVDKAHTLFKELIWKGFLPTLQTFGSMIRGFCNAGNFDLVDKLITEMEERGLDVNLYIYNTIINGLYKHGRAAEAVKMVENMVLSGCEPDTVTYNSLIASLCKDRRLREAEGFLGKALRKGFTSNELTFTPLILAYCRQGDYEKACNLLIDIAERGEKPDMVTYGALIHGSVLLGDIDIALTVYRKMMERGVVPDAGIYNVLLSGLCKKSRLEAAKLLLMEMLDHNIDPDEYVFVTIVDGYARHEKIAEAKDIFEFAIKKGLHLGVVGYNAMIRGYCRLGMMKDAMSYFHRMLKEQLIPDEITYTTLIDGYGKQQDLDKAMRMFRQMIIRKCKPNVVTYTSLIDGFCRSKNLDKAEDLFFEMKSSGLEPNVVTYSILIGSYFKEGRPEKAASFFELMLENNCSPNDVTLHYLVNGLVNNIPCLTSETATIYQGEKCTFLKLFRDMILDEWSAQAAAYSVILICLCQHKMVKDALMLYDKVTKKGLLPDPVLLAALLHGVCLEGQSQALKGLNPCKLSKEDLKVASKYSSMLDKYLYEERSSEASYILQILVVNHEPRDLEVHEVGVT; translated from the coding sequence ATGTCGAAGAACGTTCTCGCCCGCATCAAGCCCTTTCACAACCCAACCGGCTCATCTTTCCTCAAACCCCACCTCAAGAGATTCGTCAACGAAACCATCTGTATTCTCAACGACCCATCTCCCCAGTGGCAAGATTCCCTTGCGAACCACTTCTCCCATGCCGAATTCCTCGTTTCCGACGTTGCCCACCACGTGTTTGATAGAGTGTACGACGCCGAATTAGCCTTGAGGTTCTTCCACTGGGCGTCTGGCCGGCGTCGGCAACACGGGTCTCTCGGCGAGAGCGGTTACTCCTCGCTGTTGAAGCTCCTCGCCAAATGCGGGATGTTCCCGGAGATGGAACTGGTGCAGAGTGGCATGACGAGTGAGGAAATTAAGCCGACTCGCGAGGCCATGAATGTTCTGATCCGTTCGTATGCGGATTGCGGGATGATTCATCAGGCACTTCGGAGTTATAATGCCATGCGGAAAGTCTGTGGTTGCTCGCCAGATGTTTTCGCTTGTAATCGTTTGCTTAATGCGCTCGTGAATCATGGGGAAACAAGGGATGCCCGCAGGGTTTACTGTGAAATGCTTGATAGAGAGAATGCTGAGGGTGTTGACGCCGTGGATAATTTTAGTGTTTGCATCATGGTCAGGGGTTTGTGTAGTGAAGGCAAAGTTGAGGAAGGTGAGAAAATGATCCAGGATAGGTGGGGACATGGTTGTATACCGAATGTTGTCTTCTACAATACACTTATTGATGGATATGTTAAGATTGGGAATGTCGACAAGGCCCACACACTTTTCAAGGAGTTAATTTGGAAAGGTTTTTTGCCCACACTGCAAACTTTTGGGTCCATGATCAGAGGTTTTTGCAATGCAGGGAATTTTGATTTGGTTGATAAGCTCATCACTGAAATGGAGGAGAGGGGTCTTGATGTCAATCTGTATATATACAACACGATTATCAATGGTCTCTACAAGCATGGTCGTGCAGCGGAAGCTGTGAAAATGGTTGAAAATATGGTTCTAAGTGGTTGCGAACCAGACACTGTGACATATAATAGCCTGATTGCTTCTTTGTGTAAGGATCGGAGGCTGAGGGAAGCTGAAGGTTTTCTTGGAAAGGCACTTAGAAAAGGATTCACATCAAACGAGTTAACGTTTACTCCACTGATACTAGCATATTGCAGACAAGGGGATTATGAGAAAGCCTGCAATTTGCTTATTGATATTGCAGAAAGAGGAGAGAAGCCTGACATGGTTACTTATGGAGCTCTCATCCATGGAAGCGTTCTCCTTGGGGACATTGATATAGCCTTGACAGTTTACAGAAAAATGATGGAAAGGGGAGTTGTCCCTGATGCAGGGATATACAATGTCTTGCTGAGTGGACTTTGCAAGAAAAGCAGGCTTGAAGCTGCCAAGTTGCTACTCATGGAGATGCTTGACCACAACATAGACCCTGACGAATATGTTTTTGTTACTATAGTTGATGGGTATGCAAGACATGAAAAAATCGCAGAAGCTAAGGATATTTTCGAATTTGCAATTAAGAAGGGTCTGCATCTCGGTGTTGTTGGGTACAACGCGATGATTAGGGGTTACTGCAGGCTCGGAATGATGAAGGACGCAATGTCTTATTTCCACAGAATGTTAAAGGAGCAGCTCATTCCAGATGAGATTACTTACACCACACTTATTGATGGGTACGGAAAGCAGCAGGACCTGGACAAAGCAATGAGGATGTTCAGGCAGATGATTATAAGAAAATGCAAGCCAAACGTGGTCACCTATACCTCTCTTATAGATGGGTTTTGCCGCAGTAAAAATCTTGATAAAGCTgaagatttattttttgaaatgaaaTCTTCTGGCTTAGAGCCCAATGTGGTGACATACAGTATACTAATAGGCAGTTATTTTAAGGAGGGAAGGCCTGAAAAAGCAGCCTCCTTTTTTGAACTGATGCTGGAGAATAATTGCAGTCCCAATGATGTTACGCTTCATTATCTTGTCAATGGGCTCGTCAACAACATACCTTGCTTAACATCTGAGACAGCTACTATATACCAAGGGGAGAAATGTACTTTCCTAAAACTTTTTAGAGATATGATATTGGATGAATGGTCAGCACAAGCTGCTGCTTACAGTGTTATACTTATTTGCCTTTGCCAGCACAAAATGGTTAAAGATGCTCTCATGTTGTATGATAAGGTGACAAAGAAGGGATTACTTCCAGATCCTGTCTTATTGGCTGCTCTGCTTCACGGAGTTTGCTTAGAAGGCCAATCACAGGCCCTGAAGGGTCTAAATCCATGTAAATTGAGCAAAGAGGATCTTAAGGTAGCTTCAAAATACTCGTCGATGTTGGACAAATACTTGTACGAGGAAAGGAGTTCAGAGGCTTCTTATATTTTGCAAATTCTGGTGGTGAATCATGAGCCACGTGACCTAGAGGTGCATGAGGTGGGAGTAACATAA
- the LOC115738099 gene encoding pentatricopeptide repeat-containing protein At1g52640, mitochondrial isoform X1 — translation MAVASLSSKSRTLHSLFHGLRHRPFCSLAPSPNASHSASDPRLPELVNDISRVLSDHRNPHDDLEHSLTAFSAQISTSLVEQVLKRCKNLGFSSHRFFLWAKKLPGFEHSFESYRILVDVLGSSKQFALLWDFLREMKDSENFELNPEIFFIVFRDYSRANLPGDAIRAFSRMSEFGIKPSTADFDQLLYVLCKMKHVRHAQQFFHKSKVEFEPSVKSYSILIRGWGDIGEVNEARKLFDEMLQRGCSLDVQAWNSLLEALCKGGNVDEAYNIFGEMGPKGFDPDACTYSIFIRAYCEANDLHSVFRVLDRMRRYNLVSNVYTYNCIIHKLCKNEKVEEAYQLLDEMIERGVNPDAWSYNAIQAYHCNHNEVNMALRLLSRMERENCVADRHSYNMVLKMLIRVGRFDRVEVVWLSMGKVGFYPSVSTYSVMVHGLCKKKGKLEEACRYFEMMIDEGIPPYSSTVEMLRNRLLGLGLLEHIDVLAGKMDRSTCCSVKEFASMMRGNKVRARWRSEETEPESE, via the coding sequence ATGGCCGTCGCTTCACTCTCATCCAAATCAAGAACTCTGCACTCGCTCTTCCACGGTCTTCGCCACCGACCCTTCTGTTCCCTCGCTCCGTCTCCTAACGCCTCGCATTCCGCGTCAGACCCCCGGTTGCCCGAGCTCGTGAACGACATCTCCCGCGTCCTCAGTGACCATCGTAATCCTCACGACGACTTGGAACACTCCCTGACCGCCTTCTCCGCGCAGATATCCACGAGCTTGGTCGAACAAGTCCTTAAACGCTGCAAAAATCTCGGCTTTTCTTCTCACAGGTTCTTTCTCTGGGCCAAGAAACTCCCGGGCTTCGAACACAGCTTCGAGAGCTACAGAATCTTGGTTGATGTACTCGGGAGCAGCAAGCAGTTTGCTTTGCTGTGGGATTTTCTGAGAGAGATGAAAGACTCCGAGAACTTCGAGCTGAACCCAGAAatctttttcattgttttcagaGATTATAGTAGAGCTAACTTGCCTGGTGATGCTATAAGGGCTTTCAGTAGAATGAGTGAGTTTGGTATCAAGCCGAGTACTGCTGATTTTGACCAACTTTTGTATGTCCTATGTAAGATGAAGCATGTGAGGCATGCTCAGCAGTTTTTCCACAAATCTAAGGTTGAGTTTGAACCGAGTGTGAAGAGTTACAGCATTCTGATCAGAGGGTGGGGTGATATAGGCGAAGTGAATGAAGCACGTAagctgtttgatgaaatgctgcAGAGGGGCTGTTCGTTGGATGTTCAGGCGTGGAATAGCTTATTGGAAGCTTTGTGCAAAGGAGGCAACGTGGATGAAGCATATAATATCTTTGGGGAGATGGGTCCGAAAGGATTTGATCCGGATGCTTGTACGTACTCGATATTCATCCGGGCATACTGCGAAGCAAATGACTTGCATTCGGTTTTCAGGGTGCTCGACAGGATGAGGAGATATAACCTCGTGTCTAATGTGTATACTTACAATTGCATAATACATAAACTATGCAAGAACGAGAAGGTCGAAGAGGCTTACCAATTACTAGATGAAATGATTGAAAGAGGGGTCAATCCAGACGCATGGAGTTACAATGCTATCCAAGCTTACCACTGCAATCACAATGAAGTCAATATGGCTCTCAGACTGTTATCtagaatggagagagagaattgtGTGGCAGACCGGCACAGTTACAACATGGTGCTCAAAATGCTGATCAGAGTGGGGCGATTCGATAGGGTAGAAGTTGTTTGGCTCAGTATGGGGAAGGTTGGGTTTTATCCTTCGGTCTCAACTTACTCCGTTATGGTCCATGGTCTGTGCAAGAAGAAGGGCAAATTGGAGGAAGCTTGTAGATATTTTGAGATGATGATTGATGAAGGAATACCTCCATATTCTTCCACAGTCGAGATGTTGAGAAATCGACTTCTAGGTTTGGGCCTCTTGGAGCACATCGATGTTCTAGCTGGGAAGATGGATCGTAGCACTTGTTGCTCGGTGAAAGAGTTCGCAAGCATGATGAGAGGTAACAAGGTGCGTGCAAGATGGAGAAGCGAAGAAACTGAGCCTGAAAGTGAGTGA
- the LOC115738104 gene encoding embryo-specific protein ATS3A-like, with protein sequence METMINYYDDEPANVPLESCKSMTKDFSFPLHINKFEFCTDRFIDIYGKGRAKEMNKVLTFLLCFALLSILSHGRPFTSDGSGSVPHALKSFKVNETRNENSCSYTVSIKTSCSSTSYTRDQISLSFGDAYGNQVYVPRLDDPSTRTFERCSTDTFDIHGPCTYQVCYIYLYRSGYDGWKPETVTVYGYNTKTVTFYYNTFIPGDVWWGFNRCSGYLASVSSSAM encoded by the exons ATGGAAACGATGATTAATTATTATGACGATGAGCCAGCGAATGTACCTTTGGAATCTTGTAAATCAATGACCAAAGACTTCTCATTTCCCCTTCATATAAACAAGTTTGAGTTTTGTACAGACAGATTTATCGACATCTACGGAAAAGGTCGAGCGAAAGAGATGAACAAAGTTCTGACTTTTCTCCTCTGTTTCGCTCTGCTCTCGATTCTTTCCCATGGCAGACCCTTCACTTCAGATGGGTCGGGATCAGTCCCTCATGCCCTCAAATCCTTCAAGGTCAACGAGACTCGG AACGAGAACAGCTGTTCGTACACTGTGTCAATAAAGACGAGCTGCTCTTCAACTTCGTATACTCGTGACCAGATCAGTCTTTCGTTTGGGGATGCATATGGAAATCAG GTCTATGTGCCTAGGCTGGATGATCCATCGACTCGTACATTCGAGCGATGCTCCACCGATACGTTCGACATACATGGACCCTGCACGTACCAAGTCTGCTACATCTACCTCTACCGGAGCGGATACGACGGGTGGAAACCCGAAACCGTGACCGTCTACGGCTATAACACCAAGACTGTGACTTTTTACTACAACACCTTCATTCCGGGTGACGTATGGTGGGGTTTCAACCGTTGCAGCGGCTATTTAGCATCGGTATCCTCGTCCGCTATGTAG
- the LOC115737930 gene encoding uncharacterized protein LOC115737930 translates to MNSPSLVLATTAVAAVSTTVLFLAFSWHKRPFPDQEPLPPEQILRSCLCSDGKKKERKKKKKKVRFAADVKEPRGNGDEFRTKMKNIRKSSPVERSCRTEVPANRIALYSGILRDRANRMECSH, encoded by the exons ATGAACTCACCGAGTCTGGTCTTAGCTACAACGGCCGTGGCTGCTGTCTCCACCACCGTCCTGTTTCTTGCTTTTTCCTGGCATAAACGCCCCTTCCCCGACCAAGAACCTCTGCCCCCTGAGCAAATCCTGCGATCTTGCTTATGTTCAG atggaaaaaagaaggaaagaaagaagaagaagaagaaggtgcgaTTTGCCGCTGACGTGAAGGAGCCAAGAGGGAATGGGGATGAGTTCAGGACGAAGATGAAGAACATCAGAAAATCAAGTCCTGTCGAGAGAAGTTGCAGGACCGAAGTTCCTGCAAACAGAATCGCCTTGTACAGTGGAATCCTCAGGGATCGAGCCAACCGGATGGAGTGCTCGCACTGA
- the LOC115738106 gene encoding pentatricopeptide repeat-containing protein At1g80150, mitochondrial, with translation MLSLRPIRRFCHAATAAATATAISSNSSPAAVSSHIHKAKTIEEPALMKLKSERDPDKLFHLFRANAHNRLVIENRFAFEDTISRLAGAGRFDYIEQLLEQQKALPQGRREGFIVRIIMLYGKAGMVKHALDTFHDMHLFGCKRSVKSFNATLQVLIEARDLIAIEAFLSEVPQRFSVELDIISINIVIKAFCEMSFLEKAYLVMVQMEKSGIRPDIVTYTTLMSAAYKNNRWELGNGLWNLMVHKGCLPNLATFNVRIQYLVNRRRAWNAHKMAALMNKIGIDPDEVTYNLVIKGFFLAGYPEMAKRVYSALHGKGYRPNIKIYQTMIHYLCRGGDLDLAYSMCKDCMRRSWFPSVDSIIALLEGLKKSQQPGKAKMIIALARKKMPPFSEIQMDSFRSKLS, from the coding sequence ATGCTTTCTCTGCGTCCCATTCGCAGATTTTGCCATgctgccaccgccgccgccacggcCACCGCCATTTCATCGAACAGTAGTCCGGCAGCTGTATCAAGCCATATTCACAAGGCAAAGACGATAGAGGAACCTGCTCTGATGAAGCTCAAATCTGAAAGAGACCCTGATAAGCTATTTCACCTATTTAGGGCGAATGCTCACAACCGCCTTGTTATTGAGAACCGTTTTGCTTTTGAGGACACGATTTCTAGGCTAGCAGGCGCTGGTCGTTTTGACTACATTGAGCAATTGCTTGAGCAGCAGAAGGCCCTTCCACAGGGTCGCCGTGAGGGGTTCATTGTGAGGATTATCATGCTGTATGGTAAGGCCGGAATGGTTAAACACGCTCTTGACACTTTCCATGACATGCACTTGTTTGGTTGTAAAAGGTCTGTCAAGTCTTTCAATGCTACATTGCAGGTTTTGATAGAAGCGCGTGATTTAATAGCTATTGAGGCCTTCCTTAGCGAGGTTCCACAAAGGTTTAGTGTAGAGCTGGATATAATATCTATTAACATTGTTATTAAGGCATTCTGTGAAATGTCTTTTTTGGAGAAGGCTTATTTAGTCATGGTACAGATGGAGAAATCTGGCATCAGACCAGACATAGTTACATATACTACGCTAATGTCCGCTGCCTACAAGAATAATAGGTGGGAACTTGGTAACGGTTTGTGGAATCTTATGGTGCATAAGGGTTGTTTGCCGAATCTAGCAACTTTCAATGTTAGAATTCAGTACTTGGTAAATAGGCGGAGAGCTTGGAATGCTCATAAGATGGCTGCTTTGATGAACAAAATTGGGATTGACCCTGATGAAGTCACGTATAATTTGGTGATTAAAGGGTTCTTCCTCGCGGGATATCCTGAAATGGCCAAGAGGGTTTATTCTGCATTACATGGCAAAGGATACAGACCAAATATTAAGATTTACCAGACCATGATCCATTACCTTTGTAGGGGAGGCGATTTGGATTTGGCATATTCAATGTGTAAGGACTGCATGCGAAGAAGTTGGTTTCCTAGCGTCGATTCCATTATTGCACTTCTCGAAGGCCTAAAGAAAAGTCAGCAGCCTGGGAAAGCTAAGATGATCATAGCATTGGCTCGGAAAAAGATGCCACCTTTTTCTGAGATACAGATGGACTCTTTTCGGTCCAAATTATCCTAG
- the LOC115738102 gene encoding mediator of RNA polymerase II transcription subunit 4 — protein MLQHQISHSPARLGLTSPTSSSSPSLPSTNPPKFTTAASSSHQQPHHHPNLPSSSAAPATSSTLLSLLPPLPRAQSLLLQMSSLASKLFDVSPNRALWLSSFRGSLPSFLSSQPQSQPAQSHVALHDPPPSSTKEILSLFTSLQTQLFKAVAELQEILDLQDAKHKLAREIRSKDSALLSFANRLKDAERVLDVLVDDYADYRRPKRSRSASAMEEDGDDDLSSSTTVASRLNLSDIVSYAHRISYTTFAPPDFGAGQAPLRGALPPAPQDEQMRVSQLYSVDDIHLPKSAVQDDDKASISMVETLANMNVPAIPVLPPNIVVPSGWKPGMPVELPTDLPVPPPGWKPGDPITLPPIDTLPVRRPEEPQLQPAGLPGLHKEPETIQVRHVDLELPDTFDDSSDYSSDEASSEDDE, from the coding sequence ATGCTTCAACACCAGATCTCGCATTCTCCGGCCAGGCTCGGCCTCACGAGCCCCACCAGCTCCAGCTCGCCTTCTCTCCCGAGCACCAATCCCCCCAAATTCACtaccgccgcctcctcctcccacCAGCAGCCGCACCACCATCCAAACCTCCCCTCGTCCTCCGCCGCCCCCGCCACCTCCTCGACCCTCCTGTCTCTCCTCCCGCCTCTCCCCCGGGCCCAATCGCTCCTCCTCCAGATGTCCTCCCTCGCCTCCAAGCTCTTCGACGTCTCCCCTAATCGCGCTCTCTGGCTCTCCTCCTTCCGCGGCTCTCTCCCTTCCTTCCTCTCCTCTCAGCCGCAGTCTCAGCCCGCTCAATCGCACGTCGCCCTTCACGATCCACCTCCGTCTTCGACTAAGGAGATCCTTTCCCTCTTCACTTCTCTCCAGACTCAGCTCTTCAAGGCCGTCGCTGAGCTGCAGGAGATCCTCGACCTCCAGGACGCCAAGCACAAGCTCGCCCGCGAGATCCGGTCCAAGGACTCCGCCCTCCTCTCCTTTGCCAACCGCCTCAAGGACGCCGAGCGCGTCCTCGATGTCCTGGTCGATGATTACGCTGACTATCGCCGTCCAAAGCGGTCGAGATCCGCCTCTGCCATGGAGGAGGACGGGGATGATGATCTCAGCAGCTCGACCACGGTCGCCTCGAGGCTGAATCTGTCCGACATTGTCTCCTATGCGCATAGGATTAGCTACACCACATTCGCGCCGCCAGATTTCGGTGCGGGACAGGCTCCTCTTAGAGGGGCTCTGCCTCCGGCTCCCCAGGACGAGCAAATGCGCGTCTCGCAGCTGTACAGTGTCGATGATATCCATCTGCCGAAATCGGCGGTCCAGGATGATGACAAAGCGAGTATATCAATGGTCGAGACGCTTGCAAACATGAATGTGCCGGCAATCCCAGTGTTACCTCCGAACATCGTCGTCCCATCCGGCTGGAAACCAGGGATGCCGGTGGAATTGCCTACCGACTTGCCTGTTCCACCACCTGGATGGAAACCGGGCGATCCGATCACATTGCCCCCAATAGACACCCTTCCTGTTCGCAGGCCTGAGGAGCCACAATTGCAACCGGCTGGTCTGCCAGGATTGCATAAGGAGCCCGAGACCATACAGGTCCGGCATGTCGACCTCGAACTTCCAGATACTTTTGACGACAGCAGTGACTACAGTAGCGACGAGGCAAGCTCTGAAGATGATGAGTGA
- the LOC115738099 gene encoding pentatricopeptide repeat-containing protein At1g52640, mitochondrial isoform X2 has protein sequence MAVASLSSKSRTLHSLFHGLRHRPFCSLAPSPNASHSASDPRLPELVNDISRVLSDHRNPHDDLEHSLTAFSAQISTSLVEQVLKRCKNLGFSSHRFFLWAKKLPGFEHSFESYRILVDVLGSSKQFALLWDFLREMKDSENFELNPEIFFIVFRDYSRANLPGDAIRAFSRMSEFGIKPSTADFDQLLYVLCKMKHVRHAQQFFHKSKVEFEPSVKSYSILIRGWGDIGEVNEARKLFDEMLQRGCSLDVQAWNSLLEALCKGGNVDEAYNIFGEMGPKGFDPDACTYSIFIRAYCEANDLHSVFRVLDRMRRYNLVSNVYTYNCIIHKLCKNEKVEEAYQLLDEMIERGVNPDAWSYNAIQAYHCNHNEVNMALRLLSRMERENCVADRHSYNMVLKMLIRVGRFDRVEVVWLSMGKVGFYPSVSTYSVMVHGLCKKKGKLEEACRYFEMMIDEGIPPYSSTVEMLRNRLLGLGLLEHIDVLAGKMDRSTCCSVKEFASMMRGNKVRARWRSEETEPESE, from the exons atggc CGTCGCTTCACTCTCATCCAAATCAAGAACTCTGCACTCGCTCTTCCACGGTCTTCGCCACCGACCCTTCTGTTCCCTCGCTCCGTCTCCTAACGCCTCGCATTCCGCGTCAGACCCCCGGTTGCCCGAGCTCGTGAACGACATCTCCCGCGTCCTCAGTGACCATCGTAATCCTCACGACGACTTGGAACACTCCCTGACCGCCTTCTCCGCGCAGATATCCACGAGCTTGGTCGAACAAGTCCTTAAACGCTGCAAAAATCTCGGCTTTTCTTCTCACAGGTTCTTTCTCTGGGCCAAGAAACTCCCGGGCTTCGAACACAGCTTCGAGAGCTACAGAATCTTGGTTGATGTACTCGGGAGCAGCAAGCAGTTTGCTTTGCTGTGGGATTTTCTGAGAGAGATGAAAGACTCCGAGAACTTCGAGCTGAACCCAGAAatctttttcattgttttcagaGATTATAGTAGAGCTAACTTGCCTGGTGATGCTATAAGGGCTTTCAGTAGAATGAGTGAGTTTGGTATCAAGCCGAGTACTGCTGATTTTGACCAACTTTTGTATGTCCTATGTAAGATGAAGCATGTGAGGCATGCTCAGCAGTTTTTCCACAAATCTAAGGTTGAGTTTGAACCGAGTGTGAAGAGTTACAGCATTCTGATCAGAGGGTGGGGTGATATAGGCGAAGTGAATGAAGCACGTAagctgtttgatgaaatgctgcAGAGGGGCTGTTCGTTGGATGTTCAGGCGTGGAATAGCTTATTGGAAGCTTTGTGCAAAGGAGGCAACGTGGATGAAGCATATAATATCTTTGGGGAGATGGGTCCGAAAGGATTTGATCCGGATGCTTGTACGTACTCGATATTCATCCGGGCATACTGCGAAGCAAATGACTTGCATTCGGTTTTCAGGGTGCTCGACAGGATGAGGAGATATAACCTCGTGTCTAATGTGTATACTTACAATTGCATAATACATAAACTATGCAAGAACGAGAAGGTCGAAGAGGCTTACCAATTACTAGATGAAATGATTGAAAGAGGGGTCAATCCAGACGCATGGAGTTACAATGCTATCCAAGCTTACCACTGCAATCACAATGAAGTCAATATGGCTCTCAGACTGTTATCtagaatggagagagagaattgtGTGGCAGACCGGCACAGTTACAACATGGTGCTCAAAATGCTGATCAGAGTGGGGCGATTCGATAGGGTAGAAGTTGTTTGGCTCAGTATGGGGAAGGTTGGGTTTTATCCTTCGGTCTCAACTTACTCCGTTATGGTCCATGGTCTGTGCAAGAAGAAGGGCAAATTGGAGGAAGCTTGTAGATATTTTGAGATGATGATTGATGAAGGAATACCTCCATATTCTTCCACAGTCGAGATGTTGAGAAATCGACTTCTAGGTTTGGGCCTCTTGGAGCACATCGATGTTCTAGCTGGGAAGATGGATCGTAGCACTTGTTGCTCGGTGAAAGAGTTCGCAAGCATGATGAGAGGTAACAAGGTGCGTGCAAGATGGAGAAGCGAAGAAACTGAGCCTGAAAGTGAGTGA